The Papaver somniferum cultivar HN1 chromosome 3, ASM357369v1, whole genome shotgun sequence genome includes a region encoding these proteins:
- the LOC113357464 gene encoding divinyl chlorophyllide a 8-vinyl-reductase, chloroplastic-like has product MALCFFSNGLKIRSPKVRNLKSTYVFQQPISQNQLNLPLNLSEPTKIYKKNSCFSVKASASPSLETTKSSFRNKNPKDINVLVVGSTGYIGKYVVKELINRGFNVISVARENSGIRGKTSKEETLEQLQGAKICFSDVTDLGVLETSLQNYGSSIDVVVSCLASRSGGIKDSWKIDYEATKNSLLAGKKFGASHFVLLSAICVQKPLLEFQRAKLKFEAELMEEAQNENGVTYSIVRPTAFFKSLGGQVELVKQGKPYVMFGDGKLCACKPISEQDLASFIADCVLSEDKVNQVLPIGGPGKALTPLEQGEMLHRLAGKEPKFLKVPIGIMDFAIGVLDALVKVFPSLEDTAEFGKIGRYYAAESMLVLDPETGKYSADKTPSYGNDTLEDFFAKVLRDGMAGQELGEQTIF; this is encoded by the coding sequence ATGGCTCTCTGTTTCTTCTCCAATGGCTTGAAAATTCGTTCACCAAAAGTCCGTAACTTGAAAAGCACATATGTTTTTCAACAACCCATTTCTCAAAACCAATTAAACCTCCCATTAAATCTATCAGAGCCCAcaaaaatttacaagaaaaattctTGTTTTTCAGTTAAAGCTTCAGCTTCTCCTTCCCTTGAAACAACCAAAAGTTCATTCAGAAACAAAAACCCAAAAGACATTAATGTACTAGTTGTTGGTTCTACTGGTTACATCGGTAAATATGTTGTCAAAGAGTTGATAAATAGAGGATTTAATGTCATATCTGTTGCTAGAGAAAACAGTGGAATTAGAGGTAAAACAAGTAAAGAAGAAACCTTGGAACAATTGCAAGGTGCTAAGATATGTTTCTCAGATGTTACTGACTTGGGTGTTCTTGAAACTTCATTACAGAATTATGGTTCATccattgatgttgttgtttcatGTCTGGCTAGTCGTTCCGGTGGGATTAAAGATTCATGGAAAATTGATTATGAAGCGACAAAGAACAGTCTACTTGCAGGTAAGAAATTCGGTGCTtctcattttgttttgctttcagcaatttgtGTACAGAAACCATTACTTGAATTTCAACGTGCTAAGTTGAAATTCGAAGCTGAATTGATGGAAGAAGCCCAAAATGAAAATGGTGTAACTTATAGTATTGTTAGACCAACTGCATTTTTTAAGAGTTTAGGTGGACAAGTTGAGCTAGTTAAACAAGGTAAACCTTATGTAATGTTTGGTGATGGGAAATTATGTGCTTGTAAACCTATTAGTGAACAAGATTTAGCTTCATTTATTGCGGATTGTGTATTGAGTGAAGATAAGGTTAATCAAGTTTTGCCGATCGGTGGACCTGGGAAAGCGTTAACTCCATTAGAACAAGGAGAAATGTTACATAGACTTGCTGGTAAAGAACCCAAGTTCTTGAAGGTTCCAATTGGGATTATGGATTTTGCAATTGGGGTTCTTGATGCACTTGTTAAAGTATTTCCTTCATTGGAAGATACTGCAGAGTTTGGGAAAATTGGAAGATATTATGCTGCTGAGAGTATGTTGGTATTGGATCCTGAAACTGGGAAATATAGCGCTGACAAAACACCTAGTTATGGGAATGATACACTGGAGGATTTTTTTGCTAAGGTTCTTAGAGATGGAATGGCTGGTCAAGAATTGGGAGAACAGACAATTTTCTAA